A region from the Alnus glutinosa chromosome 5, dhAlnGlut1.1, whole genome shotgun sequence genome encodes:
- the LOC133869755 gene encoding phospholipase A1-IIgamma-like produces the protein MSNIATKWRALSGEDDWEGLLDPLDLDLRRYIIHYGERVQAIYDAFIGDEKSKNCGLSRYAKRHLFSKVGLEKGNPYNYKVTKYFYATADISSSSGFIKKSIYVDPPAGDSNWIGYVAVTTDTETTVLGRRDILISWRGTQGKEWCNNVAFDLASASAILGKEHDPKVHRGWYSMYTMAHAGSAYNSTSCREQVLNEVRKLLDDYKDEEVSITVTGHSLGAAMATLNAVDIVYNGYNLKPDGISETSTDEPIKDCLVTVFVFGVPRVGDEGFRKVFTDLKNLHVLRVNNKNDVVPSLPPFLPYVDVGKEFIIDTSKSPYLKHLAIDLYAHNMEVYLHGIAGTHGVDGEFKLEVNREIALVNKESDALKDDLPVPVLDNWWTTKNKSMVQNDDGSWVLMDHESDDNDTIITL, from the exons ATGAGTAACATAGCAACGAAATGGAGGGCTCTGAGCGGCGAGGATGACTGGGAAGGCTTGCTAGATCCTCTCGACCTTGATCTCCGCCGGTATATCATTCACTACGGTGAAAGGGTTCAAGCTATTTATGACGCCTTCATTGGCGACGAGAAGTCTAAGAATTGTGGACTTTCTCGCTATGCCAAGAGACACTTGTTCTCCAAGGTGGGCTTAGAAAAAGGTAATCCATATAACTATAAAGTGACAAAATATTTCTATGCTACAGCAGATATCTCAAGCAGCAGCGGCTTCATCAAGAAGTCCATATATGTTGATCCACCGGCTGGAGATTCAAATTGGATTGGGTACGTTGCGGTGACGACAGATACTGAAACCACCGTGTTAGGCAGGAGGGACATTTTGATTTCTTGGAGGGGAACTCAGGGGAAAGAGTGGTGTAATAATGTGGCGTTCGATTTGGCCTCAGCTTCTGCAATACTTGGAAAGGAGCATGATCCTAAGGTACACCGTGGTTGGTACTCCATGTACACTATGGCTCACGCGGGTTCCGCGTACAATTCCACTAGTTGTAGAGAGCAG GTGCTAAACGAGGTAAGAAAACTTTTGGACGATTACAAGGATGAGGAAGTGAGCATTACTGTAACCGGCCACAGCTTGGGCGCTGCAATGGCAACTCTGAATGCCGTCGACATTGTTTACAATGGATATAACCTCAAGCCCGACGGTATTTCTGAGACGAGCACAGATGAGCCAATCAAGGACTGTCTCGTCACAGTCTTTGTGTTTGGTGTGCCCCGAGTCGGGGATGAAGGATTTCGCAAAGTATTCACTGATCTCAAAAACCTTCATGTCTTACGCGTCAATAATAAGAACGATGTTGTCCCCTCCCTGCCTCCGTTTCTCCCATACGTAGATGTGGGAAAGGAGTTCATAATTGATACAAGCAAATCGCCCTACTTAAAACATCTTGCTATTGATCTCTACGCCCATAACATGGAAGTTTATTTGCATGGAATTGCAGGAACACATGGGGTAGATGGGGAATTTAAATTGGAAGTGAATCGTGAAATTGCACTTGTAAACAAGGAGTCGGATGCTCTAAAAGATGACCTTCCTGTTCCTGTACTTGATAATTGGTGGACTACGAAGAACAAGTCTATGGTCCAAAACGACGACGGCTCTTGGGTTTTGATGGATCATGAGAGTGATGATAACGATACAATCATCACTCTTTAG
- the LOC133868960 gene encoding uncharacterized protein LOC133868960 yields the protein MAPQSLKELAVDFIKLERFDGSSFKRWQKKMHFLLAGLRVAYVLTTPKPVAHENETIADTRTRMKWEQDDYICKGHICNAMVDSLFDIYHSKTTAKDVWDALEAKYLLEDATSKKFLASKFMNYRMVDARPIVEQFNEILHILSQFGQHNMKMDEEIAVSSIIDKLPPSWKEQRKILKHKKEEITVD from the coding sequence ATGGCACCGCAATCTCTGAAAGAACTTGCTGTTGATTTCATTAAACTCGAAAGGTTTGATGGTTCCTCGTTCAAGCGATGGCAGAAGAAGATGCATTTCCTCCTTGCTGGACTGAGGGTGGCTTATGTGCTTACAACTCCCAAACCTGTAGCGCATGAGAACGAGACAATTGCTGATACTCGGACAAGGATGAAATGGGAGCAGGATGACTACATCTGCAAGGGCCACATCTGCAATGCTATGGTGGATTCTCTGTTCGACATCTACCATAGCAAAACAACGGCCAAAGATGTCTGGGATGCACTCGAGGCAAAGTATCTTTTAGAAGATGCTACAAGTAAGAAGTTCTTGGCCtctaaatttatgaattacagAATGGTTGATGCTAGACCTATTGTTGAACAATTTAACGAAATTCTGCATATTTTGAGTCAATTTGGTCAGCATAACATGAAAATGGATGAGGAAATTGCTGTCTCATCCATCATTGATAAACTTCCTCCCTCCTGGAAAGAACAGAGAAAGATTCTGAAACACAAAAAGGAGGAGATAACTGTTGATTAG
- the LOC133868961 gene encoding phospholipase A1-IIbeta-like produces the protein MITNIATKWRALSGEGDWKGLLDPLDLDLRRYIIHYGERVQAVYDAFIGDEKSKHCGLSRYAKRHLFSKVGLEQGNPYKYEVTKYIYATTSNISSSRGFIKRSISVDPPAGDSNWIGYVAVGTVLGRRDILICWRGTEGTGEWVMNMRFDLASASAILGKKYDPKVHDGWYTMYTTAHAGSAYNSTSCREQVLSEVRKLVDIYKDEEVSITVTGHSLGAAMATLNAVDIVYNGYNNMHAGPRTNEPIKACLVTVFVFGVPRVGDEGFLKLFSDLKNLHVLRVNNKPGDIVPSLPPFVPPLFPYVDVGVELIIDTRKSTYLKNIVIDSHAHNLEVYMHGIAGTHGEDGEFKLEVNREIALVNKTSDALKDELLVLDNWWTTKNKSMVQNDDGTWVLMDHESDDSLIIMPGLKIV, from the exons ATGATCACTAACATAGCAACGAAATGGAGGGCTCTCAGCGGCGAGGGAGACTGGAAAGGTCTGCTAGATCCTCTCGACCTCGATCTCCGCCGGTATATCATTCACTACGGCGAAAGAGTTCAAGCTGTTTATGACGCATTCATTGGGGACGAGAAGTCTAAGCACTGTGGACTTTCCCGCTATGCCAAGAGACACTTGTTCTCTAAGGTGGGGTTAGAACAGGGCAATCCATATAAGTATGAAGTGACAAAATATATCTATGCTACGACGTCAAATATCTCAAGCAGCCGCGGCTTTATCAAGAGGTCCATATCTGTTGATCCACCGGCTGGGGATTCAAACTGGATTGGTTACGTTGCGGTGGGCACCGTGTTAGGGAGGAGGGACATTTTGATTTGTTGGAGGGGAACGGAGGGGACGGGCGAGTGGGTGATGAATATGCGGTTCGATTTGGCCTCAGCTTCTGCAATACTTGGAAAGAAGTATGATCCAAAGGTGCACGATGGTTGGTACACCATGTACACTACGGCTCACGCGGGTTCAGCGTACAATTCCACTAGTTGTAGAGAGCAG GTTCTAAGTGAGGTAAGGAAACTTGTAGACATTTACAAGGATGAGGAAGTGAGCATTACTGTGACTGGCCACAGCTTGGGCGCTGCAATGGCAACTCTGAATGCCGTCGACATTGTTTACAATGGATATAATAATATGCATGCAGGGCCGCGCACAAATGAGCCAATCAAGGCCTGTCTCGTCACAGTCTTTGTGTTTGGTGTGCCCCGCGTCGGGGACGAAGGGTTTCTCAAACTATTCTCTGATCTCAAAAATCTTCATGTCTTACGCGTCAATAACAAGCCAGGCGATATTGTCCCCTCCCTGCCACCGTTCGTGCCGCCGTTGTTCCCATACGTTGATGTGGGAGTGGAGTTGATAATCGACACTCGCAAATCGACCTacttaaaaaatattgttattgATTCCCACGCGCATAACCTGGAAGTTTATATGCATGGAATTGCAGGGACACATGGGGAAGATGGGGAATTTAAATTGGAAGTGAATCGTGAAATTGCACTTGTAAACAAGACGTCGGATGCTCTAAAAGATGAGCTTCTTGTACTTGATAATTGGTGGACTACGAAGAACAAGTCTATGGTCCAAAACGACGACGGCACTTGGGTGTTGATGGATCATGAGAGTGATGATAGCCTTATAATCATGCCTGGTTTGAAAATTGTGTGA